From Candidatus Cloacimonadota bacterium, the proteins below share one genomic window:
- a CDS encoding DUF898 domain-containing protein has protein sequence MRGQFQFHGKGGELFLIFLVNLLLSVITLGIYIPWAIVKIVKYMAGKTSLDGIEFSFEGSGGDLLSLYLVNYILTAITLGIYGPIANLKITEYYTKNLVYKGKNFQFDTSNLCDFWCLIFIQGILCAITLGIYTPWAMVKIRRNILERTSYDGEKFGFTAEGGELFSLYLIQGILTIITLGIYSPWAVAKIANYIMNNTTYGENGKFALELEGGELFSIIILHGIILTVITLGIYCPWYVVKFTEYEYSKMQIIDA, from the coding sequence ATGCGAGGACAATTTCAGTTCCATGGCAAAGGGGGAGAGTTATTTTTAATTTTTCTTGTTAATTTGTTACTATCTGTAATCACACTGGGGATTTATATTCCCTGGGCAATCGTTAAAATCGTTAAATACATGGCTGGTAAAACAAGCTTGGACGGCATCGAATTCAGTTTTGAAGGAAGTGGTGGAGATTTGCTCAGTTTGTATCTGGTAAATTACATTCTAACAGCTATCACCTTGGGAATATATGGACCAATCGCAAATTTGAAAATCACCGAATATTATACGAAAAATCTGGTTTATAAAGGCAAGAATTTCCAATTTGACACTTCAAATTTATGTGATTTCTGGTGTTTGATATTTATTCAGGGAATTCTTTGTGCAATTACGCTTGGCATTTACACTCCCTGGGCTATGGTTAAGATCAGAAGAAATATTCTGGAAAGAACCAGTTATGATGGAGAAAAATTTGGTTTTACTGCAGAAGGAGGAGAGCTCTTCTCTTTGTATTTGATTCAGGGCATTTTGACCATAATCACCTTGGGAATTTATTCACCCTGGGCAGTTGCCAAAATTGCAAACTATATTATGAATAATACCACTTATGGTGAAAATGGTAAATTTGCACTCGAGTTAGAAGGTGGAGAGCTATTCAGTATAATAATTCTGCATGGCATAATCTTAACAGTTATCACACTTGGTATTTACTGTCCCTGGTATGTTGTCAAATTTACTGAATATGAATACAGTAAAATGCAGATTATTGATGCATAA